The genomic region AGGCCCGAGCCGATCCCGATCTCCAGCACGCGGCCCTTCGCACCTGAGACCTCGCGCCTTCGGTAGGGAAGAAGCTGTTCCTGACCCATGGTGAGATGCGTGAGGCCAGGAAGTATATGTTTTTCGTAGAACCGCACGAGCTGTTACCCTATTCGTCCAAGAACCGGAAATGCATCGAGCATCCAGTATGACAGCGCGCTCAACTGTCCAGTCATCATCGCCAGTCCCATAAGGATCATCACGACGCCTGCAATCTGGTGGAGGCGGCGGCCAACCCGGCCGATGGCCCGCAACCGTCCCGCAATCTGATCGGTGAATCCGGCCACGATCAGAAACGGTATCCCGAGGCCTGCGGAATAGACGGCAAGCAGCATGACGCCTTCGCCCATCGTGGCGCTCGCCGCACTGGCTGTCAGGATTGCGCCGAGGATCGGGCCGATACACGGCGTCCAACCGAAACCGAAAGCAAGACCGAGGACATAGGACGCAGCGGGTTGGCCCCCGGGGATGTTGAGATTGAACCGGAAATCGCGTTCCATCACTGAAACACGCGCGGCCCCGATCATGAAAAGCCCGAAGACAATGATGATGCCGCCCCCAACGAGGTTGAGTTCATACCGCCACCGAAGAAGGGCCTGACCCAATGCTGTCGCGGATGCGCCAAGCCCCATGAAAATGGTGGAGAAGCCGAGGACAAAACACAGGCTCAGCCAGACCGCGCGCGACGGCGAGGCCGCAGCCGCCCCGCCTTCAGCGGCTGTGCGCCCGGCCACGTAAGAGACATATCCTGGCACAAGAGGCAGCACGCAGGGAGACAGAAACGATATCGTACCGGCCAAGAGCGCGGCGGTGAGCCCCAGAAGCGAGATATCTACCATGAACCACGTTCACCCCTGAATAGCTTGCGCAAGGGCACTCTTGTGGCAGCCCAATATGCCAGGGTCGGGACGATGATCCATTGCAGCAGGGGCGTGAGACCGGCGTCGATGACGGGGACCACCGGCATGATGTCGCGATAGGCCCAGGCCGCACGGATTACGATGTTCAGCCACTCGCTGAAGATCGTGTAAGAGACGCCCATGGCCACGGCCAAAAGCAGGACACGCCCTGCGCGTTCCGACGGCCATGCGTGCCCTCCAACAAGAAACAAGGCAAGCAAGAGCGTGCTCATGGCGATCAACAGGTCTCCGCCGGTGCAGTGCACGACCGCGAACACAATCTCTCCCCAGGTGCCTTCGACCCAGATCGTGTAGAGCGGGATATGTGCCATTTCCCAGATCAGGTGTCCGACGGCGGTATAGACGATGTATCGGCGGATGACGGACAGCCATCCGGTATCGCTTGTCTCAATGGTTTCTGTGTTTGCTGTCATGCTGGGGGTCCGTTCTTCGATCAATGCGCGTTGGTCAGGCCGTTGACGTACAGGATCATGTTGATGTGCCGGAAAGCGGAACCCGCAAAGACCCCGGAATGGCGGTTGCCGCGCGCGATAACATGCACAAGCGGAGCTTCGGGACGGTCTGGCGCAATCGCGCGATACTGATCGATCAGATTCTCTATTGGCACTTGTGCGCGAGCAATGACCACGTTCTCGGCAATCGGTCCGGGAACCGGATCACTGGCGTCGGTCACCACAAGGAAGGTCACCATGTCCAGCATGGGAGATGCATTCACTCCGCCCCTCACCTTTTCAAGAAGTGCCTGCTGGTCAGCACAGGGCGACCCGCAGTTGGACGGGACGGAACTAAGAACGACGACCTGATCGGAGAGGCTTTCCAAGTCCAACGGTTCTCGGTCAGGGCCGAGCAGATCCAACGCAGGAAGTTCGTTGATGTCAACGGCAGTGAAAGCAGGTTCTTTTTGTGCCATCACCTCGTCAAGACGGTCGCCAGGATGATCTGCGTAGGCCGGGAGGCCCGCGACGAGGGCTATCAGCAGGAGTATGTTTTTCATGGCTGTTACTCCTTCGGTCCCATTGCGCCCGGTCCGAGAACCGGGACGCTGATTTCCATTCGGGCACCCGATGCGAATGTCAGGATCAACGGCAAATCGGTGCCTTCTTCGAGTTTTTCCGACAGACCCATCAGCATCAGATGCATGCTGCCGGGCGCGAGGGTCACTGGTTCTCCGGAGGGCAGATCCAAGGCGTCGATCTTGACCATTCGGCTAACATCATCGCCGCCGGTCTCGACGGCGTGAATGGTGACGTTTCCAGCGATGAGTGTGGTGATCGCAACCAGCTGATCACTCTGATTGCTCGTGAGCGTGAGATAGGCCGCAGCCGGACGCGAGGCGAGGATGCTCGCGCGGGCCCAACCGTCCGATATCGTTACATCGGCCGATGCGAAAAATGGCCAGAGAGTTAACGCGGTTGCAAGTGTCGTAATTTTCATTTGGCAAGTTCCAT from Salipiger abyssi harbors:
- a CDS encoding cytochrome c biogenesis CcdA family protein, translating into MVDISLLGLTAALLAGTISFLSPCVLPLVPGYVSYVAGRTAAEGGAAAASPSRAVWLSLCFVLGFSTIFMGLGASATALGQALLRWRYELNLVGGGIIIVFGLFMIGAARVSVMERDFRFNLNIPGGQPAASYVLGLAFGFGWTPCIGPILGAILTASAASATMGEGVMLLAVYSAGLGIPFLIVAGFTDQIAGRLRAIGRVGRRLHQIAGVVMILMGLAMMTGQLSALSYWMLDAFPVLGRIG
- a CDS encoding cytochrome-c oxidase, translated to MKNILLLIALVAGLPAYADHPGDRLDEVMAQKEPAFTAVDINELPALDLLGPDREPLDLESLSDQVVVLSSVPSNCGSPCADQQALLEKVRGGVNASPMLDMVTFLVVTDASDPVPGPIAENVVIARAQVPIENLIDQYRAIAPDRPEAPLVHVIARGNRHSGVFAGSAFRHINMILYVNGLTNAH
- a CDS encoding copper chaperone PCu(A)C encodes the protein MKITTLATALTLWPFFASADVTISDGWARASILASRPAAAYLTLTSNQSDQLVAITTLIAGNVTIHAVETGGDDVSRMVKIDALDLPSGEPVTLAPGSMHLMLMGLSEKLEEGTDLPLILTFASGARMEISVPVLGPGAMGPKE